The DNA segment ACTCTTACCACACCAATTTGATATGAATAAATTTGGATGGTAGTGCTCAGATGACAGTTGAAGTCATTTCATGCTTGAAGTAAGATAAAAAATGATTAAGGTGGGGCCGTTGACAAACGACCCCATTTCAAAATGCCTAAGTTAATAAAGTTTAGAAGGTGAGCACTAAGTAATTGAGCAAGAATTGCAATGGATGTGATATGTACCTTGATTGTGATGTTGTGTTCTATTTATACAGtgataagggtaaatttggcAATCGGCGCAAGTGGTGCACCCTAACTTCTTTTGATGATATATGTTGATCCTGAATGGTGGATGTAATTTAGGAAGTTTGTGATATGCCCAAACTATAATCTTGAATTTTAGGTGTGAGTTAATGGTTCTTTTTCGTAGCGGATTCAGAAGGCATCTTACTTGTCCACGTGTCCTGATAGTTATTCATTCTAATACAACTTGATTTGAAGGTTTCCCTTATATCGTACAATTCTCCTTACTTCAGATGAAGAAATGTGTACTCATAATTTATTCTTATGTTATTAAATTATATgcaaaatttctatttttatatatatgtaatgaACTTGAgcaataaatttaatataaaaatttccTCAATATAGGTGACCATAATTGCTTTATCGTAAGAAGCTTATTTaagttaattaatattttataataataataataacttattgcaATGCTCTCCTCTGAGattttattttgaaacaaaagggtgttaaatttataaatcaaCCAATGAGAAATTATAAAGGAAATGAGGGGGAACATGCTCTCAAACTCCACAATCTGACATGGAACAAGTCGCTTTAGCCAACATATCATCAACACTGGTCCTAAACCGTTTGGTAAAAGATATAATACTATTCCCAAGATCCAATAATATGGATTTACAACCAGTTACAATCAAACCAAAACTAGAAACAGACACATCTTGACAATATATAGCATTTACTAGGAGTTGTGAGTCTGTTTGGATAAGAACGTCATTGAGGCACAATTTTTTAACCAACTAAGGACGTCCCTCATGATAAGACCCTCGGCAAGTAAAGGGTCCATAGAACAAGAGAGGGCACCATTCCTTGTTGTCACAAAACTGCCAGATGAGTGGCGAAGAACACAACCTTTGCAAGACCTCAATAGGAGATTTCGCATCTTGCTCGACACCTTCAATTCCCAAAACCTTTTCCAAAAACTACTTGGCTAGTGTGCACTCTAATTTAGACTCATATTGCATCCACTCTTTACCGTATATTCTCTATTATACTCCAGAGTCCAGAACAAAAACTCTGTTTCTTCATTAGCAGACGGAGCCAAAATGTTAATGCAATCCTCATAGACCTCCATCCTTCGTCAATTTTTGGGTCAGAGATAAAAACTCTTTCAATTTGCAAAACTACCGCTTGTTTCCCTTCATTGAATGATTCCCCATTAATAGTAGTATCTTTCATATTCATTGCTCTCCTTATTACGCTTTTAATATAGTGGTTACTGCCATTAGAATTATCGGTGCTTTTAGTTGAGCAGTTAATGCCATCATAATAATTATCAGTTACTTTTTTAATTGAGCAGTTACTATCAGCATTATTATCAGTTACCTAGACTGTCTCAGCTGGACCAGAGTCATCCATCACCATCACCACCTCTAGCATCCGCATCATTAACAAGCCAACAAGCACCCCTACTATGAGGTTTTCCTCCAGTCCTGGCAATCATTCCAATAAAGGACCAGTGGAGATCAAGATGATTAACACTGAGATCTTCATTGGGAACAGTAACTCCATCATTCTCCTCATCTTCCAATAAGAGATCTGCATACATCGATTCAAGATTATTTGATAATGCCATAGATGGACAACGAAAAACTTTGGAtgcaagaattaaaaaaaaaaacttgttagAGGATAAAACAAAccttatttttatgtttatacaaattatatccTTCTAGATTTAGATTCTTTTATCGCTTTATATTTGATAGATCATACTTGTCCAAAATGAATagttgaaatttaattatttaataaataaataacttattttaaaaatgttaaattgAAATCTCAATCTTtttatgaaaattttaaatcttataATATTGAATAAATGAAAGACTTAGCTCCttcaatttgtccaaaaaaaaattaattgccTGCTATACTTTTAAAGTGTTTTATTCACTCTAAAACATATACACTTTAAAGGAGTTTAGAGAGCCAATAAatcactttaaaaaaaatttaaagagcTAATATGTTCCTCTTAAATTGTCAATTAGTTACTCTAAACAAGTTCATAGAGTTGATAGAATTTTTTCAAATTACAATAGGAAAATTAATCTTTTTAGATGAATaccgaaataaaaaaaatgtattaatcATAATTGATCAATACAACTTTCTGATCTTTAAAATGTGGTGAGAAGTTCTTTCGGTTAAAACGTCGTGCGACTCGGAGGATATAAGACTTCTTGGTCAAGCCAAAATGATTGCCGATAGGATGCTCCTACCCCACCATGCGTAGCCCTTTACCTTACcttaagaagaaagagaaagagagcgGTATGAAGCGTGGGAAAGAATGCAAGAAAGAAGTGTATGATACAACAGGTAACCTTAAGGAGTGGTAGCaaagctctttttttttttatcaacgcGAGTGAACTCTACTTAGATTCTTCATAAAACCACACCGATCTACGAGAAGAGCTGATGGATGAGTAGGCTTCCCTTTTCGATACACAGAATGTGATCCGGGACACGATGGGAGTTTGCGTGCCTCGATAGGAAAGAGATCACCGGAGTATAGCATAAAATCGCCTTTTCTTGCTGCCATTGGGTTGACCTGTAAACAAGGTAAACTTAATGGGAACCAAAAAATGAGAGGGTACCGCATTGGGCAGAAGATGATCCAAAAAGTGAAGGCTCACCCAGCTGAAGGAAGGAGCTTTTACAGCTGACACAGCTTATCTTATTATTAGAAAAAGGGGAGAGATAGGCAACACGCAGCTTGCTTCCAAGCCGGCCTGGCCGCGAGGAAGAAAGATTTTTTGGTGCTGACTTGGATCTTGGGTGACGGAATAAGGCGGCCAGAAGCGACGAGCAGTCGTGGTCGAAGCTTGGCTCTAGCCAATAGGCTAGCAGTAAGCTTGGCTACAGCGAAACGCTTACCAAGCGCGAAAGAAAGCGCCTTCACCACTTGAGCCGTATGCGGGGGAACTCGCACATGCGGTACTTAGGGGGGAGCTAGTAGGAGCTATCCTATCCCAATAGCGTATAATACGTCTTTATCGATTTAATTAAGCAATATTGAAGGAAGAACAAAATTTTAATAACTCTAGTATATTTacttcaaagaaaaaaaaactctagTATGCTTGCACGGGCATACAGTAGTTGTAGACTCCATTCATGCATATATAAAAtagaaacttaaaaaaaaatttggttaaaGTTAAACTAGTCCTTTTTATTATATACAATTAAAAAATTTGATCCTGAATTTGcacctatatattaatttgtaaaagaaatgaaaagaaaagaaaaaatatatttaatatcaATATGCTCCCCTTTCAGGATAATCGAAAGGAGTTTCGACAACTCTATTAGTATCTTTTAAATCAGGATGAACAAATCCATAATTTCTCAGAATCTGATTATCTGCAAAATTCAAAGCCCTAATCATCCCTTTCAAGCAACTATCCCCTTTATACATCGGATTATGCTCTCCGTTACACGGTTGACATCCCGTAAAATGTGTTATAAACGGCCTCCTCCATCCTCCTTTTCCAATTCCGGCTTCCTTCAAATGTGGTTCCCTAAACTCACCGTATTGTTCACTTACCTTCTCTGCATGCCTTCGCCGGAGCTTCACATCATCCCTCTCTGTTTCTGCATACATTTCCGATACGTTGTTATACGTCTTCACTATCCCTAACCAGTACGCTTCGAAGTAATATTCCCCTTCCAAATATATCTTCTCTGTCAAACTCTTGTCTTCATACAACATATATATCAATGCCGTCTGATCGTCCGATTCCGGGAATAGTTTGTCTTTGAATATCGATTTCTGAATCGGCCCCCATTTATGATAATCCGGACTAATCGGGCCCATATTTGCCCACTTATACATGAAATCCATCGACCACTGACAGTTTCTGATCAGGAATACACCGGCGTTTAACGCCGTCCAGCTTTTATCTTCGTAGATCAGATGACCCCAGCCGTGAACCACCATGTTGTGGTGTTTGTAATCGTACCGTCGTAATGGTAGCTTGAAATCCATATCAGTGAATAGTGCGTCGGCGTCTATCCACCAGATCCACTCGGCCTCCGGATGAGCTAACATTGCTGCCTTGACCACCGGAAGTTTGGCCCAGAAACTGTTCATTTTAGGGTGGAGTAGTACATTGTTGTAGAAAATGTCGTAGCCGTGGATTCTGCAGTAATCTACTTTGTTTTTGAATAATCTTAAGAGTAAATGATCACCTTTAGGATTCTGACAGGGAGTCGGTTGTGATCCGGTGACGACGAGGACTCTATCAATTGCACCGGCGGCAAAGGAAGGATGGTGTTTGAACCATTCTTTTCTCTTCCTATCCCAATTTTTGATTGGTTTCTCGATGGAATAGCTGAGATGTGGATCGTCATAGAAGGTACGGTTAGGGGGATCAGATCGGAGATTAATAGGGGGATTTGGAGGACAATTTGGATGAGTGAAGTTGGAACGGAGTCTGTTAAGACGATCGTGATTACGAATAAGAGGGATGTTGGTAGGGGCATAAGACCAAAAGGAGCAGATAAGTGCAAAAGCAAAGAGAAATGCACAGACATAGACGAAGCTATCAGTAGGTTTGATTCGAAATCCAAGTTTCGtcatgaagaagaagaagaagaaaaagaaagctaAATGTGAGAAGAGATGATCAATGTGTGTGTATCAGTATTACCAATAAACCTAATTTCCTAAAATTAGCAGATTTTTTACTGTTTGATGTTGAAAAAGgactaaaattataattttcaagGACTGAATTGTAAATTATAAGGACTAGATATAAAATTTGGGGGAAACTATTAGTAATATAGAGAGTAAGAAAGAATggcacaaaaaaaaatcactctttaatttttattagtcTCTACTCACTCCTTCAATTTCTCAATATTCCCTTACAATTTGCTATTACGGACAtaaactctataaatagagtcTATTATTGAATATCTTCCACACATTAAATTCAATACATACCACAATCGCGGAACAAAAAAAACTACTACTTTTTTACTAATTAACTCCATTCATCAATTGTCttattttattcttttccttttttgtcAACTCAATTGAAAAACTTGTCTGATATATTATGGGAATTTGACCAACTTGTCTTTTAtttatgggtaattaatttattagtatctatgttttgacaaaacacactgtttagttcttgtatttttaaaaacacatggtaaggtccctaaccattttcttagtgaactgtttagtctttccgtctgtttgttagattttttaccgtttatgacttcggaaatgactaaattacttttactatttaccttcaaactttagaagagaaaatccaatttagaagaaaaagctatttgtatggagaacaagaaaaataacagacccaatgcttacaaatttgaacgattaagaagaaaatcaagaagaagaacactcaaagttgatttcagatgcattaaagtttaaaagaaaggaaaataaaggaaaagtagaacgcaaatccaaattgactaacaaaatattcatgagagtctaacggcagggactaaacagttcaccgaaaaAACGTtagactttaccgtgtgttttaaaaaatataaggactaaacaatgtgttttgtcaaaatataggacctataaattaattaccctttatttatttatatttttttctaataaaattaagtttatttttatgattattttacCATTTGATGCATGATTTTACGCAAACCGGACGCTTCACAAACTCTATCGGCCTTCCAATGCGGAGGACTCGCGTCCTCATTTTCTATGATTATTCTCCTGTTTTGTTGGATGTTTTCTTTTtaagaaacaaaaaaacaaaaaacaaattatGGTCCTCCAAGTTTACTTTTTTATGTTTTggtattaaattttatttgtgtacttaaatttaattagtgGTGACCTTGTATAAGTTATAACTCTTgaaaattcaattcaattaacTACTCATTATATATTTtcattaaactaaaaaaaaaaagtcattttTATTCGGTTGAAGTTAAACTAGCCCTTTTATTATATACAATTAAAAGTTTTGATCCTGAAATTGCATCTATATATTAATttgtaaaagaaaagaaaaggaaaaatatatttaatatcaatattacctatatattaatttgtaaaagaaaagaaaaaatatatttaatatcaATATGCTCCCCTCTCAGCATAATCGAAAGGAGTTTCAACAACCCTATTAGTATCTCTTAAATCAGGATGAACAAATCCATAATTTCTCAGAATCTGATTATCTGCAAAATTCAAAGCCCTAATCATCCCTTTCAAGCAACTATCCCCTTTATACATCAGATTATGCTCTCTGTTACACGGTTGATATCCCATAAAATGCGTTATAAACGGCCTCCTCCATCCTCCTTTTCCTATTCCGGCTTCCTTCAAATACGATTCCCTAAACTCACTGTATTGTTCACTTACCTTCTATGCATGCCTTCGTCGGAGCTTCACATCATTGtaagaaaataggcaaacgggacgcagcggaaatataagttttttttttacctatttccttttcAATGacccgttaatcgttatttcatatcaaagagggatagaagttgtcacacccgaccctagacgacctcaatcgacatcgggcgtgaaatagaaagatataatcaatacttaggagtctccaatttatccaaatattatAACTATCATACTTTTCAAGAATTCCTCTCAAATACATTTAGACTATATACATATTTCTATTACatttaagtgtcaaatactACCCAACATAACCAAATCTCCAAATTACTACAAAGAAAAATGTCCTAACTAAAGACAAACCCGATGATGTGAACCTTGTTTATCAACCAGTGATTTCTCCTATACCTTGCTCTTTCTcgcctaaaacattaaaaacatttgaaaacaaatgagacaaaaatctcaataagaaactatcaactataaaaaccaactttacttaacatagctacatatatacatttataaagggatttaatcaaaaccttataaaatatactcaaaacataagttcataaaataaaatttgtgtatgtgtatccatcctcgaattccacccgtgtagatcataacattaatcataacaatatcgagatatctcatttatatctcgttccttgcctaacagttaggactaccagccgtgtaCTCTGGTCATAccgccattagatatggtcttacaaatacaactcctaccccgagcaatcctagatggacaaaatcattttatttttcgaaatatcacaactcataaaaatcatatttggactttaatccaaaataataacaacaataaccgcaacagatttctcaatccaaaattcaaccaaatcaagccttaaatcaacataatcaagtaaaatctgaaattcacatagaaacatagtcaatagcttcatttgaaccataatttcagaataaaaagcaaaatcgtgaaaaatcgcaattttacaaaattcctgcataaccctaaaatatcaatttctgaacattctttgattatatatatatctatatacataaaactcaaaatatagttgatagttacttaccttggctactaattgaagaaatctaaattctgtctaagacgtttccccttcaaacactgccgaaactcaaaaagtctttggtcaggacttagatctatgcataaggatacTGTAGTTTAAATTTTAAGTGATTTGGACGGACGAAActtcgtaaatcaaagaaacgatgGAGAAACGGTTCATGAACGATAAAAATGACGAAGAAaacgaaaaatgaaaagaatcagagaaaagaaaaagaaaaaacaagaaaagatGATCCTCATCTCCACCTCttcgtgtatatatatatccaaatctggtgaatatccagtttggtcctccatctttatataatattttaaaacttactctaaacttttaatttacacataaaaccattaaattaactccaaacttttcctataacaccaaattaatatcacatacccaataattatagtatatactaatatcaagatataaattctagaagtttagacacggacgtgacagaaGTAAATACCTTTTACGAAGAATTATCTACTGTTGCTAGAGATGTGCCCAAAATTTAATCAATCGTTGAATAgaaaccaaaatagattgcatTTAAAGGAATcaacacgagatcaaagagagaagACGGGAATAATAATTAGTCGAGTGGAGTCGGATGAATTTCTTGCCCTTTAATGTGTGTTGACCGAAATTCATAGTATATTGGGAggggggggtatatatagtttattttaattccaaaccCTAATAGGAGTAGATTAAAACACTTAATTAGAATCTCATTCTAATTAAGATTTATATAAGTAGGTTAAGTTATCATATTATTTATATCTATATCccatataaatataaacattATCTCTAATCAAAATTAGATAACTAAACTTATCTTTAGGTtaggataatattaattagagatttaatctcattaatattctaattaaactttatcctataattgatttaactataattataatctaattataattatctaaataaatcaattattcctatttaatatatatacatacaaaaTTTCGGCCCATTCAATACTCCACCCTATAATTACCATTTCGCCCTTCCGGTTCCAAGTCTCATGTGTGATCCAATAGGTTTTTATTACCACTAGCCGTATACagttattgaattaatttctcCAAATTATATTCAATCGATTGTATAACAGAATGAATGCGCGGACCATGATTGGCAGgaccgtaaacattcccccagagtaataagaagacaagttgattccgTCATTAACCTTTTTGTATTAGttccagtataattcgatcattcatcagctatatccttAAACGAATATGtaactatggattatgtcaagttacatataatgagacgtttattttacttgtacaggtagaattaactctgaatggatatgttaagtgaaatctccatttcaactcttaaccctatcaccttgcaaggatttcaagtCAATTCTCCACAAGTGGCCCTTGGATATATCtctttatcaggagtgacgaatgttCAATCTGATATTAACTATTCCGCAAtcactttatgtgatacccaatgaCTGACGCACACACCCCAGGATCATTCCTATTATGGATCGTGATTGCACAGAGTCAAATGGTCACactccgtaatccagaatcactaattaatatttatttgagtttgatgattacttatacct comes from the Euphorbia lathyris chromosome 5, ddEupLath1.1, whole genome shotgun sequence genome and includes:
- the LOC136230703 gene encoding glycosyltransferase 6-like, which gives rise to MTKLGFRIKPTDSFVYVCAFLFAFALICSFWSYAPTNIPLIRNHDRLNRLRSNFTHPNCPPNPPINLRSDPPNRTFYDDPHLSYSIEKPIKNWDRKRKEWFKHHPSFAAGAIDRVLVVTGSQPTPCQNPKGDHLLLRLFKNKVDYCRIHGYDIFYNNVLLHPKMNSFWAKLPVVKAAMLAHPEAEWIWWIDADALFTDMDFKLPLRRYDYKHHNMVVHGWGHLIYEDKSWTALNAGVFLIRNCQWSMDFMYKWANMGPISPDYHKWGPIQKSIFKDKLFPESDDQTALIYMLYEDKSLTEKIYLEGEYYFEAYWLGIVKTYNNVSEMYAETERDDVKLRRRHAEKVSEQYGEFREPHLKEAGIGKGGWRRPFITHFTGCQPCNGEHNPMYKGDSCLKGMIRALNFADNQILRNYGFVHPDLKDTNRVVETPFDYPERGAY